The following are encoded together in the Heliangelus exortis chromosome 15, bHelExo1.hap1, whole genome shotgun sequence genome:
- the PROB1 gene encoding proline-rich basic protein 1 — MMPRGKRGPVLLSHPELSGTDGEGPRSGGEGQRSTPEEEEEEEEEEEGHLSGLPRDDLAKSMSGSSASSYHSALCSEETETFKDCLEFLDEEGTAPQDVRQRGGRAEGAAPGRWAAVGAPGVPPPPGPLARPRQAQLSLAAKNSPGPGQGGRMGPLGGDCQPATAATTASGEPALPRQPGGMLGGLPSDSDEADGEVRALTARAFRSLSGLPGAHLDMCSSQTSSSLSNSLSEDGGRPRQWSAASGESRGTVATLHGRVGWPFPTSVDGELLGLLGKEQFECVDVELESGEARKGHSKKRTVPKRQILLKRKERKETGFGPWGDGPAPQPLPPARKEPPSKGRAIGEDFRFNYKQFMKVASLDTIDKTRAASSLVKNVLAKKMQYEQRIKMEQKGLQGSSTSSGPSSAGTDLPGDGLEGKSSSLSRSDCSFSAEDLRGSGMAAAAGAVGDATTTSTHPAKGVVLSESTRENVCKLKKTFNELNQRMKYQEVLEGHRLPSATEDPASERICYQQARALFEAHPQVGKALDVAPKFQRGPRPWPSLKQRAIRPSRPQTLPFKSAPAVPPRPLLASRAQEAKLVPQSQREEKPPAVPHRPPSPGTPTRGSLPASPPETDDKGKGRIPQPRDVRKLLKSSYSLSFGTAAASQGTAAPASGGDRPPATPLVIHCTSVCRRDTGTDTGNRDAPAAAGPEAAPAQTEDPAKLPGSRPSPPPRYPIHITRVQATQRAAVATEGPAASPPRQERSELRVPARVARAEGVPHMETHLHVLVGRRSPAAAEEGSPAPSRATLRTEKTVLLPPAPSPTEGKDGGDRGGPGGLRAAGGQEAAGQRHGGTDSRDPQDRTAADSNVHPQPGKPAGRRAPEPPRSEQVPAGSSTGPTAPFGAGEAAEGPAGHREAWEHLPTWPAATEPCLPAAPADNSNYLAIPVKTPKTSPMPKLPLVPNPSSASLGTPSIPNLASTSLGTPMVPNMVSTSFGTPMVPNPASTSFGTPSVPNPASTSFATPLVSTPASTSFGIPTVPNMTNSSFGYSLAPSLTNTSFGAPLVSNTNNKSFGAPLIPYPSSTSFGTTLVPSPYSTSFGSTLVPNPSSASFGTPLAPNPSSTSFGSPLAPNPSSASFGNPLAPNPSSASFGNPLAPNPSSASFGSPLAPNPSSASFGTPLAPNPSSTSFGSPLAPNPSSASFGTLLAPNPSSASFGNPLAPNPSSASFGNPLAPNPSSASFGNPLAPNPSSASFGSPLAPYPSSASFGTPLVPIASSASFETPFIPHPVSASFGTPLAPNQPSVSFGTPSIPYPASASFGTPLAPNLSSTSFGTPLVPYPSSSSLGIPMPPNPTITSFGTPLVTNPVPASLGHPSASNVASSSFGSPLAPNLASPPLGTGVCPPASREPPWSKPSPDSPLSRPAEGLVPLPPAQPQPRLEDAPHFLRRTDGASPGSKSTLSPTKPFASHPPTPRRMLVDPDSGKCYYMEPPRQPQLKTLYDPETGQYLEVLIPPAASHTGLYQAPFNPLVMAPGAYTPPYVPYSGFPGLPAPPPPADPSPVHPDLPAPENPGFSRTFSPATTGEGPPAAGGPDCGYLEGLYYIPTGMQASPGPSPGQPPAQGPEKGPQLPM, encoded by the coding sequence ATGATGCCCCGTGGGAAGAGGGGCCCCGTCCTGCTGTCCCACCCCGAGCTCTCCGGTACCGATGGTGAGGGTCCCCGCAGCGGTGGCGAGGGACAGCGGTCCACgccggaggaggaggaagaggaggaggaggaggaggagggccACCTCTCCGGCCTCCCTCGCGATGACCTCGCCAAGAGCATGTCGGgctcctccgcctcctcctaCCACTCCGCCCTGTGCTCGGAGGAGACGGAGACCTTCAAGGACTGCCTGGAGTTTCTGGACGAGGAGGGGACAGCCCCCCAGGACGTGAGGCAGCGGGGCGGCCGTGCCGAAGGGGCTGCCCCGGGGCGCTGGGCTGCGGTGGGGGCCCCCGGTGTCCCCCCGCCGCCCGGCCCCCTCGCCCGCCCGCGGCAGGCTCAGCTGTCCCTCGCAGCTAAGAATAGCCCGGGGCCGGGGCAGGGGGGCAGGATGGGTCCCCTCGGTGGGGACTGTCAGCCTGCCACCGCTGCCACCACCGCCAGCGGGGAGCCGGCTCTGCCCCGGCAGCCTGGGGGGATGCTCGGCGGGTTGCCCAGCGATTCGGACGAGGCGGACGGCGAGGTGCGGGCACTGACAGCCAGGGCTTTCCGCAGCCTCTCGGGTCTCCCCGGTGCCCACCTCGACATGTGCAGCTCACAGacctcctccagcctctccaaCTCGCTGTCAGAGGACGGTGGGCGGCCGCGGCAGTGGTCGGCAGCCAGCGGCGAGTCCCGGGGCACAGTGGCAACCCTCCACGGCAGGGTGGGCTGGCCCTTCCCCACCAGCGTGgatggggagctgctgggcttgctggggaaggagcagttCGAGTGCGTGGATGTGGAGCTGGAGAGCGGGGAGGCCAGGAAAGGCCACAGCAAGAAAAGGACCGTCCCGAAGCGCCAGATCctgctgaagaggaaggagaggaaagagacaGGATTCGGACCCTGGGGTGATGGCCCGGCCCCCCAGCCCTTGCCCCCTGCCAGGAAAGAGCCCCCCAGCAAGGGCAGGGCCATCGGAGAGGACTTCAGGTTCAACTACAAGCAGTTCATGAAGGTGGCCTCCCTGGACACCATCGACAAGACCAGGGCGGCTTCTTCCCTGGTAAAAAATGTCCTCGCCAAGAAAATGCAGTACGAGCAGAGGATCAAGATGGAGcagaaggggctgcagggcagctcaaCCTCTTCTGGACCATCCTCTGCTGGCACCGACCTGCCTGGGGATGGCCTGGAGGGCAAATCCAGCTCGCTGTCCCGCTCAGACTGCAGCTTCTCAGCCGAGGACCTGCGGGGCAGTGGGATGGCAGCGGCTGCAGGGGCCGTGGGGgatgccaccaccaccagcacccatcCTGCCAAGGGGGTGGTGCTGAGCGAGTCGACAAGGGAGAACGTCTGCAAGCTGAAGAAAACCTTCAACGAACTCAACCAGAGGATGAAGtaccaggaggtgctggagggtCACCGGCTCCCCAGTGCCACCGAGGACCCGGCGTCCGAGAGGATCTGCTACCAGCAAGCACGCGCCTTGTTTGAAGCCCACCCCCAGGTGGGGAAGGCGCTGGACGTTGCCCCCAAATTCCAGAGAGGGCCGAGGCCGTGGCCCAGCTTGAAGCAGCGAGCCATCCGCCCCAGCCGCCCCCAAACCCTCCCCTTCAAGTCCGCCCCCGCCGTGCCACCCCGACCCCTCCTCGCCTCCCGGGCCCAGGAGGCGAAGCTGGTTCCGCAGAGCCAGCGGGAGGAGAAGCCACCGGCGGTGCCCCACCGGCCACCCAGCCCCGGCACCCCCACCCGGGGGTCCCTGCCGGCCTCCCCCCCCGAGACGGATGATAAGGGGAAGGGGCGCATCCCCCAGCCCCGGGACGTGCGCAAGCTGCTCAAGAGCAGCTACAGCCTCAGCTTCGGGACCGCCGCCGCGTCCCAGGGCACCGCGGCACCGGCGAGCGGCGGGGACCGTCCACCAGCCACCCCCCTGGTCATCCACTGCACCTCGGTCTGCCGACGGGACACGGGGACAGACACAGGGAACCGGGACGCTCCGGCAGCTGCCGGCCCGGAGGCAGCCCCGGCACAAACCGAGGACCCGGCAAAGCTCCCTGGCAGCCGGCCATCGCCCCCTCCCCGCTACCCCATCCACATCACCAGGGTCCAGGCCACGCAGAGGGCAGCGGTTGCCACGGAGGGACCGGCGGCATCGCCCCCCCGCCAGGAGCGGAGCGAGCTCCGGGTGCCGGCGCGGGTGGCCAGGGCCGAGGGGGTGCCGCACATGGAGACACATCTCCACGTCCTGGTGGGACGGAGGTCCCCGGCGGCGGCTGAGGAGGGCTCCCCGGCTCCAAGCAGGGCCACGCTCCGGACGGAGAAGACCGTTCTCCTCCCGCCAGCACCGAGTCCCACGGAGGGGAAGGACGGAGGTGACCGCGGTGGCCCCGGAGGGCTCCGCGctgctggggggcaggaggcagcGGGGCAGCGGCACGGCGGCACTGACAGCAGAGACCCCCAGGACAGAACCGCGGCTGACAGCAACGTGCACCCACAGCCTGGGAAACCCGCGGGGAGAAGAGCACCAGAGCCACCCAGGAGCGAGCAGGTGCCGGCGGGGAGCAGCACCGGCCCCACCGCCCCGTTTGGAGCCGGGGAGGCGGCCGAAGGCCCCGCCGGGCACAGGGAGGCCTGGGAGCATTTGCCAACGTGGCCGGCAGCCACCGAGCCCTGCCTTCCTGCTGCCCCGGCAGACAACTCCAACTATTTGGCAATCCCTGtgaaaacccccaaaacttcTCCAATGCCAAAGCTGCCCTTGGTCCCCAACCCATCCAGTGCATCCTTGGGGACCCCCTCGATCCCCAACCTGGCCAGCACATCCTTGGGGACCCCCATGGTTCCCAACATGGTCAGTACATCTTTTGGGACCCCTATGGTCCCCAACCCAGCCAGCACATCCTTCGGGACCCCCTCAGTCCCCAACCCAGCCAGCACATCCTTTGCCACCCCTTTGGTCTCCACTCCAGCCAGCACATCCTTTGGGATCCCCACAGTCCCCAACATGACCAACTCATCTTTTGGCTACTCATTAGCACCCAGCCTGACCAACACATCATTTGGGGCTCCCTTGGTCTCTAACACCAACAACAAGTCTTTTGGGGCTCCCTTGATCCCCTACCCTTCCAGCACATCCTTTGGAACCACCTTGGTCCCCAGTCCATACAGCACATCCTTTGGGAGCACCTTGGTCCCAAATCCATCCAGTGCATCCTTTGGGACCCCCTTGGCCCCAAATCCATCCAGCACATCCTTTGGAAGCCCCTTGGCCCCAAATCCATCCAGTGCATCCTTTGGGAACCCCTTGGCTCCAAATCCATCCAGTGCATCCTTTGGGAACCCCTTGGCCCCAAATCCATCCAGTGCATCCTTTGGAAGCCCCTTGGCCCCAAATCCATCCAGTGCATCCTTTGGGACCCCCTTGGCCCCAAATCCATCCAGCACATCCTTTGGAAGCCCCTTGGCCCCAAATCCATCCAGTGCATCCTTTGGGACCCTCTTGGCCCCAAATCCATCCAGTGCATCCTTTGGGAACCCCTTGGCCCCAAATCCATCCAGTGCATCCTTTGGGAACCCCTTGGCTCCAAATCCATCCAGTGCATCCTTTGGGAACCCCTTGGCTCCAAATCCATCCAGTGCATCCTTTGGGAGCCCCTTGGCCCCATATCCATCCAGTGCATCCTTTGGGACTCCCTTGGTCCCTATTGCATCCAGTGCATCCTTTGAAACCCCCTTCATCCCCCACCCAGTCAGTGCATCCTTTGGAACCCCTCTGGCCCCTAATCAACCTAGTGTATCCTTTGGGACCCCCTCAATCCCCTACCCAGCCAGTGCATCCTTTGGGACCCCCTTGGCCCCAAATCTATCCAGCACCTCCTTTGGGACCCCCTTAGTCCCTTATCCATCCAGCTCATCACTTGGGATCCCCATGCCCCCCAACCCAACCATCACATCCTTTGGGACCCCCCTGGTCACCAACCCAGTCCCTGCTTCCCTGGGGCACCCATCAGCCTCCAACGTGGCCAGCTCATCCTTTGGATCCCCTTTGGCCCCCAACCTGGCCAGTCCTCCACTGGGGACCGGAGTGTGTCCCCCAGCCAGCAGGGAACCACCCTGGAGCAAACCCAGCCCTGACTCCCCCCTGTCCCGGCCTGCTGAGGGTCTGGTTccgctgcccccagcccagccccagcctcgCCTGGAGGACGCTCCCCATTTCCTAAGGAGGACTGATGGTGCCTCACCAGGCAGCAAGAGCACACTGAGCCCCACCAAGCCCTTTGCCTCCCACCCGCCCACCCCCCGGAGGATGCTGGTGGATCCCGACAGTGGGAAATGCTACTACATGGAGCCTCCCCGGCAGCCCCAGCTGAAGACCCTCTATGACCCCGAGACGGGGCAGTACCTGGAGGTGCTCATCCCACCCGCAGCATCACACACTGGGCTCTACCAAGCTCCTTTCAACCCTCTGGTCATGGCCCCAGGGGCCTACACTCCACCCTACGTGCCCTACAGTGGCTTCCCAGggctcccagccccaccaccacctGCTGACCCCTCCCCAGTGCACCCTGACCTGCCAGCTCCTGAAAACCCCGGCTTCTCCAGGACCTTCAGCCCTGCAACCACGGGTGAGGGACCACCTGCTGCCGGGGGTCCTGACTGTGGGTACCTGGAGGGCTTGTACTACATCCCCACAGGGATGCAGGCCagccccggccccagccccggccagccccctgcccaggggcCCGAGAAGGGACCTCAGCTCCCGATGTGA
- the MZB1 gene encoding LOW QUALITY PROTEIN: marginal zone B- and B1-cell-specific protein (The sequence of the model RefSeq protein was modified relative to this genomic sequence to represent the inferred CDS: deleted 1 base in 1 codon) yields MQGVLAVWLSLSLLAGTGAEEMCGDPPPAASSRSIPAPQLSPEEWLSPHIPAGLRCDACHAIAFQIEEQLRRAEGKVGRRVLSESDYMEVLERSCSQGWESYGLQELDGEKRLTGPGLLRQETVTVMVTGGPWPGRLSKMCHSYVGEQGEAQIYGAHRRGPAALRELLCHGEKGPCASGKAGGPPPPKATQNEL; encoded by the exons ATGCAGGGGGTGCTGGCGGTGTGGCtgtccctcagcctgctggcagGGACGGGGGCTGAGGAGATGtgtggggac cccccccccgccgcctcctcccGCTCCATCCCCgctccccagctcagccctgaggAGTGGCTCTCACCCCACATCCCCGCGGGCCTGCGCTGTGACGCCTGCCACGCCATCGCCTTCcag ATTGAGGAGCAACTGCGCAGGGCGGAGGGGAAAgtgggcaggagggtgctgagcgAGTCTGACtacatggaggtgctggagaggagctgctcacagggctgggagag CTAcgggctgcaggagctggatggGGAGAAGCGGCTGACGGGGCCGGGGCTGCTGAGACAAGAGACTGTGACCGTGATGGTGACAGGGGGACCGTGGCCGGGCAG acTGTCCAAGATGTGCCACAGCTACgtgggggagcagggagaggcacAGATCTACGGGGCACACCGGCGGGGCCCGGCTGCCCTGcgggagctgctctgccacgGGGAGAAGGGGCCCTGTGCCAGCGGGAAGGCTGGGGGGCCACCCCCCCCCAAGGCCACGCAGAACGAGCTGTAG
- the SLC23A1 gene encoding LOW QUALITY PROTEIN: solute carrier family 23 member 1 (The sequence of the model RefSeq protein was modified relative to this genomic sequence to represent the inferred CDS: inserted 1 base in 1 codon): protein MADLSPRQRSPVSQPPANGHLPAQVVTKVLPTAIKPPXAVTSPPGTDRCRMGTRSGDLAQPQNGNSTLAPANPQHLPGKEQPAVGRDPRLGSGSPRPEVDMLYRIEDVPPWYLCILLGFQHYLTCFSGTIAVPFLLAESLCVGKDQLTVSYLIGTIFTCVGITTLIQTTVGIRLPLFQASALAFLVPAKSILALEKWRCPPEEQIYGNWTLPLDTSHVWQPRMREIQGAIVVSSLVEVVIGLLGLPGALLSYIGPLTVTPTVSLIGLSVFQAAGERAGSHWGIAALTIFLIILFAQYLRHIPICLPGYRRGRGFVLLHIHIFKLFPIIMAIMVVWLLCYLLTRAAVFPSEPEAYGYKARTDARGEILSVAPWFRVPYPCQWGLPTVTSAAVLGMFSATLAGIIESIGDYYSCARLAGAPPPPVHAINRGIFTEGISCIIAGLLGTGNGSTSSSPNIGVLGITKVGSRRVIQYGAGIMLVLGTIGKFTALFASLPDPILGGMFCTLFGMITAVGLSNLQFVDMNSSRNLFVLGFAMFFGLTLPSYLDSHPKAINTGVPELDQILTVLLTTEMFVGGTIAFILDNTIPGTQEERGLVQWKAGAHSDSRSSASLRSYDFPFGMSAVRRSRWLQHVPICPLFTGFTAREKGSEAAAADLPDSADGLSVCTKV, encoded by the exons ATGGCTGATCTGTCCCCAAGGCAGCGCTCCCCAGTTTCACAACCCCCAGCCAATGgccacctcccagcccaggtGGTGACTAAAGTCCTTCCCACAGCCATAAAACCCC GCGCGGTGACATCGCCGCCAGGGACAGATCGCTGCAGGATGGGGACCCGCTCGGGAGACCTGGCTCAGCCCCAG AATGGGAACTCCACCCTGGCCCCTGCCaacccccagcacctccctgggaaggagcagcccgCAGTGGGTAGG GACCCCAGGTTGGGCTCTGGGTCTCCCCGGCCAGAGGTGGACATGCTCTACAGGATCGAGGACGTGCCCCCCTGGTACCTCTGCATCCTGCTTGGCTTCCAG CACTACCTGACCTGCTTCAGCGGCACCATCGCTGTCCCCTTCCTGCTGGCCGAGAGTCTGTGTGTGGGCAAGGACCAGCTCACTGTCAGCTACCTCATCGGCACCATCTTCACCTGCGTCGGCATCACCACCCTCATCCAGACCACCGTGGGCATCAG GCTGCCCCTCTTCCAGGCGAGCGCCCTGGCCTTCCTCGTCCCTGCCAAGTCCATCCTGGCCCTGGAGAAGTGGCGATGCCCGCCCGAAG agCAGATCTACGGCAACTGGACGCTGCCTCTCGACACCTCCCACGTCTGGCAGCCCCGCATGCGGGAG ATCCAGGGGGCCATCGTGGTGTCCAGCCTGGTGGAGGTGGTCATCGGGCTGCTGGGGCTCCCCGGGGCGCTGCTCAGCTACATCGGGCCCCTGACCGTCACCCCCACCGTCTCCCTCATCGGCCTCTCCGTCTTCCAGGCGGCCGGCGAGCGGGCCGGCTCCCACTGGGGCATCGCTGCACT GACCATCTTCCTGATCATCCTGTTTGCCCAGTACCTGCGGCACATCCCCATCTGCCTGCCCGGCTACCGGCGGGGCCGCGGCTTCGTCCTGCTCCACATCCACATCTTCAAGTTGTTCCCG ATCATCATGGCCATCATGGTGGTGTGGCTGCTCTGCTACCTGCTGACACGCGCCGCTGTCTTCCCCAGCGAGCCCGAGGCCTACGGCTACAAGGCCAGGACGGACGCCCGGGGGGAGATCCTGTCCGTGGCACCCTGGTTTCGGGTCCCCTACCCCT GCCAGTGGGGTCTGCCCACGGTGAcctctgcagcagtgctgggcatgTTCAGTGCCACGCTGGCGGGCATCATCGAGTCCATTGGGGACTACTACTCCTGTGCCCGGCTGGCAGGAGCCCCCCCGCCCCCTGTGCACGCCATTAACAG GGGCATTTTCACTGAGGGCATCTCCTGCATCATCGCGGGGCTGCTGGGGACCGGCAACGGCTCAACCTCCTCCAGCCCAAACATCGGTGTCCTGGGCATCACCAAG gtggggagcaggagggtgaTCCAGTACGGGGCTGGCATCATGCTGGTGTTGGGAACCATCGGGAAGTTCACGGCACTGTTTGCCTCCCTGCCTGACCCCATCCTCGGCGGAATGTTCTGCACCTTATTTG GCATGATCACGGCCGTCGGCCTCTCCAACCTGCAGTTTGTCGACATGAACTCCTCCCGCAACCTCTTTGTGCTGGGTTTCGCCATGTTTTTCGGGCTGACGCTGCCCAGCTACCTGGATTCCCACCCCAAGGCCATTAACACAG GTGTCCCCGAGCTGGACCAGATCCTGACGGTGCTGCTGACCACGGAGATGTTCGTCGGGGGCACCATCGCCTTCATCCTGGACAACACCATCCCGG GGACGCAGGAGGAGCGTGGGCTGGTGCAGTGGAAGGCAGGAGCCCACTCGGACAGCAGGTCCAGTGCCAGCCTGAGGAGCTACGACTTCCCCTTCGGGATGAGCGCGGTGAGGAGGAGCCGGTGGCTGCAGCACGTGCCCATCTGCCCCCTGTTCACCGGGTTCACGGCCCGGGAGAAGGGCAGCGAGGCGGCGGCCGCAGACCTGCCAGATAGTGCAGACGGGCTCTCTGTCTGCACCAAGGTCTGA